One Candidatus Aegiribacteria sp. DNA window includes the following coding sequences:
- a CDS encoding [FeFe] hydrogenase H-cluster radical SAM maturase HydE: MEHIDQRWITGRLNSGFSKDDLKAILLSSDEESEILFEAAREVRRLHFGDRAFIRAVIEFANTCRCSCVYCGMRAENTEILRFTLDPDEIVSVAETALSNGIRTFFLQAAESEEYNAEWLGDVIRRISDMDMMVLLCVGIHRADDLDYWYEAGARKFILKHETSNADLFEKMKPGFTLADRIKWLRTLRDHSYHIGSGPLLGLPGQTIDSLVDDLILMKDLKVDMSSVSVFLPAKGTPLEDYPVGDVDLGLRFIAAMRLFLKNTLIPATSTFERLRKDGQLRCFDAGANVITVNMTPSRLRDDYELYSERFYVNLSHARKTIVRADLSETTEADLFSRKM, from the coding sequence ATGGAGCATATTGATCAGAGATGGATCACAGGCAGGCTGAACAGCGGATTTTCTAAAGATGATTTGAAGGCGATTCTTCTTTCATCAGATGAAGAATCGGAAATACTGTTCGAAGCCGCAAGAGAAGTTCGAAGACTTCACTTCGGTGACAGGGCTTTCATTCGGGCTGTAATTGAATTCGCCAACACTTGCAGATGCAGTTGCGTCTATTGCGGAATGAGAGCAGAGAATACGGAAATTCTAAGATTCACACTTGATCCAGATGAAATAGTATCCGTGGCTGAAACCGCGCTTTCGAATGGGATAAGAACCTTTTTCCTCCAGGCGGCTGAAAGCGAGGAGTACAACGCCGAATGGCTGGGTGATGTTATCAGGAGGATATCCGACATGGATATGATGGTGCTTCTGTGTGTAGGAATTCACAGAGCTGATGACCTTGATTACTGGTATGAAGCCGGAGCCAGAAAATTCATTCTCAAACATGAAACTTCCAATGCTGATCTCTTCGAGAAAATGAAGCCCGGGTTTACTCTTGCCGATAGGATCAAATGGCTGAGGACTCTCAGAGATCACAGTTACCATATTGGTTCAGGGCCGCTGCTTGGTCTTCCAGGGCAGACAATAGATTCTCTTGTCGATGATCTCATTCTCATGAAGGATCTGAAAGTTGACATGTCGAGTGTTTCTGTTTTTCTCCCTGCAAAGGGGACACCCCTTGAAGACTATCCTGTTGGTGACGTTGATCTGGGACTTCGCTTCATAGCTGCTATGAGGCTATTTTTAAAGAATACGCTTATACCGGCAACGAGTACTTTTGAGCGTTTGAGAAAGGATGGCCAGCTTCGGTGTTTCGATGCGGGAGCCAATGTTATTACCGTGAATATGACTCCGTCAAGGTTGAGAGATGATTATGAGCTTTACTCCGAACGATTCTATGTTAATCTTTCGCATGCCCGGAAGACAATCGTGAGAGCTGATCTTAGTGAGACTACAGAAGCGGATTTGTTCAGCAGGAAAATGTAA
- a CDS encoding radical SAM protein, with the protein MKILLVQSPTGRREAPIFPLGLACLAGQLIEHDIKGLDLSLYSEFAGILRSELESFKPDVVCISLRNIDDSSYPVTFSYMTPFSEIIDVLEQWEGTLLVGGTGFSIYPSIILDKYPRIDYGLPGEGEDQLPVLLNHIEHGSSIPEWGGGRLLPWGKVDLDAVSSPDYAFLNLSYYSADDAIGIQSRRGCEFNCTYCTYGYLSGKKFRERPVAKVLEDIRTLEKLGVSRFQFVDSVFNAPEDYFEELLSAIEASETKLSWSAWLDHRITPDQLARMRHAGAVKVDFSPDAISDRGLQRMGKRGKAADLLPAVKAARALGFHVGINFFNGNPGEGFGSLLRKLWFMFRVRLMLGPRETFVNIGTIRAYAHSPIALQMINEGLVDEECDFFDPVFFRTAGPSDWLYRILQRMRRLRHG; encoded by the coding sequence TTGAAAATTCTTTTGGTGCAATCTCCCACCGGGCGAAGGGAAGCACCCATATTCCCACTGGGTCTTGCCTGTCTGGCCGGTCAGCTCATTGAACACGACATTAAGGGATTGGATTTAAGTCTGTATTCCGAATTCGCAGGTATTCTCAGGAGCGAGCTTGAATCGTTCAAACCTGACGTTGTATGCATTTCGCTGCGCAATATTGATGACAGCTCTTATCCTGTAACTTTTTCATATATGACACCTTTTTCGGAGATCATTGATGTTCTGGAACAATGGGAAGGTACTTTGTTAGTAGGGGGAACCGGTTTTTCCATATACCCTTCGATTATTCTGGATAAGTATCCCAGGATAGATTATGGTCTGCCTGGAGAAGGTGAGGATCAGCTCCCGGTGCTATTGAATCATATCGAGCATGGTTCGAGCATTCCGGAATGGGGCGGAGGCAGATTACTGCCCTGGGGGAAAGTCGATCTTGATGCTGTCTCTTCTCCGGATTACGCATTTCTGAACTTATCATACTACTCAGCCGATGACGCTATAGGTATCCAGAGCAGACGGGGCTGCGAATTTAATTGTACTTATTGTACGTACGGCTATCTCAGTGGAAAGAAGTTCAGAGAAAGACCTGTAGCTAAGGTTCTGGAAGATATCAGGACCCTTGAGAAGCTCGGTGTGTCACGATTTCAGTTCGTTGATTCGGTGTTCAATGCTCCAGAGGACTATTTTGAGGAACTTCTGTCTGCTATTGAGGCATCTGAGACGAAACTATCCTGGAGTGCGTGGCTTGATCACAGGATAACCCCTGATCAGCTTGCAAGAATGAGACATGCAGGAGCTGTAAAGGTTGATTTCTCCCCGGATGCGATTTCTGACAGGGGTCTTCAAAGAATGGGCAAGCGTGGAAAGGCAGCGGATCTTCTTCCAGCAGTAAAGGCAGCAAGAGCATTGGGTTTTCACGTGGGTATTAACTTCTTCAATGGGAATCCGGGAGAGGGTTTTGGTTCATTGCTCAGGAAACTCTGGTTCATGTTCAGGGTCAGGCTGATGCTTGGTCCCAGAGAAACATTTGTGAATATCGGCACCATAAGGGCATACGCTCATTCCCCAATTGCGTTACAGATGATAAACGAAGGACTGGTTGACGAAGAGTGTGATTTCTTTGATCCTGTATTCTTCAGAACAGCGGGTCCATCTGACTGGTTGTACCGAATACTCCAGAGGATGCGAAGATTGAGACATGGCTGA